From Pseudomonas hormoni:
TTCAAAACCTGGGACCAGACGCTTGTAGGAGTTGGTCGACGGGTTGGTGAAGCCGTTCAGTGCCTTACCGTGCTTGATGATGCCGCCGATGAAGTACAGAGCGGTGTCGGACAGGCCGGCATAGCCTTCGCCAGCGAAGGTGTTCTTGCCATCTTTGGCGATGGACAGGTGAACGTGCATACCCGAGCCGTTGTCGCCGTACAGAGGCTTGGGCATGAAGGTCGCGGTGCGGCCGTAGGCATCAGCCACGTTGTGCACGCAGTACTTCAGGGTCTGAACTTCGTCAGCCTTGGCAACCAGGGTGTTGAACTTCACGCCGATTTCGTTCTGACCGGCAGTCGCCACTTCGTGGTGGTGAACTTCGATGACCAGGCCCATTTCTTCCATGGCGTTGCACATGGAGGTACGGATTTCGTGGTCATGGTCGAACGGCGGAACAGGGAAGTAGCCGCCTTTGACGCCTGGACGGTGGCCGCGGTTGCCGCCTTCCACGTCCTGGTCGGACATCCACGAACCTTGTTCGGAGAAGATTTTGAACATGGAGCCGGAGATGTCGGACTTGAACTTCACTTCGTCGAAGATGAAGAATTCTGGTTCCGGACCAACGAATACGGTGTCACCGATACCGGTCGACTTCAGGTATTCCTCGGCGCGCTTGGCGATCGCACGTGGGTCGCGGTCGTAGCCTTGCATGGTCGAAGGCTCGATCACGTCGCAAACCAGGATCAGGGTCGGCTCTTCGGTGAACGGGTCGAGAACAGCGGTGCTGTCGTCCGGCATCAGGATCATGTCGGAGGCTTCGATGCCTTTCCAGCCAGCGATGGAGGAACCGTCGAACATTTTGCCTTCTTCGAAGAAAGCTTCATCCAGCGCGTCGCGAGCCGGCATGGTCACGTGGTGCTGAGTGCCTTTGGTGTCCGTGAAGCGCAGATCAATCCACTTGACGTCATGATCTTTGATGAGTTGAACCGACTTCGACATAGTGTCCTCCGGGTGGATTAGGGCTGGTAGTGGTTGCCCTTAAATGTTTGTGATGCCGGCGCGAATACTCTGCCAAGGCAACCTGCCTCACAAGGGAGCAAATTGCATGCCAGTGCCCCAGCATGGGTTTTTTGCCCCAATATCACGCTTATAAAGGCACAAATCGCATTGCGGTGCAAAATGTCGCCCTACAATGTTGCGTCAAAATCAGTAAATGACCCGTTTTGGTGCGTCGAAAACCTTCTGCACATTAACTGGTTAAACCTTGAGCAATTTCCGCTATAATCCGCGCCCCCCTTTTTCGGCTGGCCCAGCGCGCGCTGTTTTCATGAAACTAATCGTAAAAGTCTTCCCCGAGATCACCATCAAGAGCCGCCCGGTACGGATGCGTTTCATCCGCCAGTTGGCCAAAAACATCCGCACCGTGCTCCGCGATCTGGACCCGGCCGTGGTGGTGAACGGTGTGTGGGACAATCTCGAGCTTGAAACCCGCGTGACTGAGCCCAAAGTACTGAAGGACATGACCGAGCGCCTGAGCTGCATGCCGGGCATCGCGCATTTCCTGCAGGTCGACGAGTACCCGCTGGGCGACTTCGATGACATCGTCGCCAAGTGCAAGCTGCACTTCGGTGATTCGCTGGCCGGGAAGATTTTTTCGGTGCGCTGCAAGCGCGCCGGCAAGCATGAATTCAGTTCGATGGATGTCGAGAAATACGTCGGCAGCCAACTGCGTCGTCAGTGCGGTGCCGCCGGAATCTCGCTGAAAGAGCCGGAAATCGAAGTCCGTATCGAAATTCGCGACAAACGGTTGTTCGTGATCCACAGCCAGCACAACAGCATCGGCGGTTATCCGCTGGGTGCACTGGAGCAGACGCTTGTACTGATGTCCGGCGGCTTCGATTCCACTGTTGCCGCTTACCAGATCATGCGCCGCGGCCTGATGAGCCATTTCTGCTTCTTCAATCTGGGCGGGCGGGCCCATGAACTGGGCGTCATGGAAGTCGCGCACTTCATCTGGAAGAAGTACGGCAGCTCCCAACGCGTGTTATTTGTCAGTGTACCGTTCGAGGAAGTCCTGGGAGAAATTCTCGGGAAAGTCGATAACAGTCATATGGGTGTAGTTTTGAAGCGTATGATGTTGCGCGCTGCTTCCCGTATTGCCGATCGGCTGGACATCGAGGCGCTGGTTACCGGTGAAGCGATTTCCCAGGTTTCCAGCCAGACGCTGCCGAACCTGTCCGTGATCGACTGCGTGACCGACAAGCTGGTCTTGCGTCCGCTGATCGCCAGTCACAAGCAGGACATCATCGACCTGGCCAACGAAATCGGCACTGCCGACTTCGCCAAGCACATGCCGGAGTATTGCGGGGTCATCTCGGTGAACCCCAAGACCCACGCCAAGCGTCCGCGCGTGGAGCATGAAGAGAAAGAATTCGACATGGCGGTCCTTGAGCGTGCGCTCGAGAACGCCAAACTGGTGCCGATCGATCGCGTGATCGACGAATTGGGCCAGGACTTGCAGATCGAAGAAGTCAGCGAAGCACTGGCGGGCCAGATCATCATCGACATCCGTCACCCGGATGCCGCTGAAGACGAGCCGCTGGAACTCGGTGGCATTGAGGTACAGACGATGCCGTTTTATGCATTGAACGCTCGTTTCAAGGAACTGGACCCTACTCGCCAGTACCTGCTGTATTGCGACAAAGGCGTGATGAGTCGCCTGCATGCCCACCATTTGCTCAGTGAGGGGCATGCCAATGTGCGCGTTTATCGACCGAGCTAAGAGCCCGGGGCTGTTTGCCTGTGGCCTGCGTCATCGGCCCCCCGACTCTGCCGTCAAGCTGTAACGGCAAGGCCTGACTCTACTGTTAATCGCTGCCAAGACTTGTCAGCACACCGAATCCTCTGATCGAGATACACAAGTGATCGAAAATCTACGCAACATCGCCATCATTGCTCACGTTGACCATGGTAAAACCACCCTGGTAGACAAACTCTTGCGTCAATCCGGCACTCTGGAGCGCAACGAGCTCAACGACGAGCGCGTGATGGACTCCAACGACCAGGAGAAAGAGCGCGGTATTACCATTCTGGCGAAAAACACCGCCATCAACTGGAACGGCTTCCACATCAACATCGTGGACACCCCGGGCCACGCCGACTTCGGCGGCGAAGTAGAACGCGTAATGTCGATGGTTGACTCCGTTCTGCTGCTGGTTGACGCTCAAGACGGCCCTATGCCGCAAACCCGTTTCGTGACCAAGAAGGCTTTCGAAGCCGGCCTGCGTCCGATCGTGGTCATCAACAAGGTTGACCGTCCAGGCGCGCGTCCGGACTGGGTTCTGGACCAGATCTTCGACCTGTTCGACAACCTGGGTGCCACCGAAGAACAGCTGGACTTCAAAGTCGTCTACGCCTCGGCCCTGAACGGTATTGCCGGTCTGGACCACACCGAAATGGCCGAAGACATGACCCCGCTGTACCAGTCGATCGTCGACAACGTACCTGCGCCGAAAGTCGACCGTGACGGTCCGTTCCAGATGCAGATCTCCGCTCTGGACTACAACAGCTTCCTGGGTGTTATCGGCGTTGGCCGTATCGCTCGTGGTCGCATCAAGCCGAACACTCCGGTAGTCGCTATCGACGCCGACGGCAAGAAGCGTAACGGTCGTATCCTGAAGCTGATGGGTCACCACGGTCTGCACCGTATCGACGTTGAAGAAGCAGCTGCCGGCGACATCGTCTGCATCAGCGGCTTCGACCAGCTGTTCATCTCCGACACTCTGTGCGACCCACTGAACGTCGAAGCGATGAAGCCGCTGACCGTTGACGAACCAACCGTTTCCATGACCTTCCAGGTAAACGACTCGCCTTTCTGCGGTAAAGAAGGCAAGTTCGTGACCAGCCGTAACATCAAGGAACGTCTGGACAAAGAGCTGCTGTACAACGTTGCTTTGCGCG
This genomic window contains:
- the thiI gene encoding tRNA uracil 4-sulfurtransferase ThiI; protein product: MKLIVKVFPEITIKSRPVRMRFIRQLAKNIRTVLRDLDPAVVVNGVWDNLELETRVTEPKVLKDMTERLSCMPGIAHFLQVDEYPLGDFDDIVAKCKLHFGDSLAGKIFSVRCKRAGKHEFSSMDVEKYVGSQLRRQCGAAGISLKEPEIEVRIEIRDKRLFVIHSQHNSIGGYPLGALEQTLVLMSGGFDSTVAAYQIMRRGLMSHFCFFNLGGRAHELGVMEVAHFIWKKYGSSQRVLFVSVPFEEVLGEILGKVDNSHMGVVLKRMMLRAASRIADRLDIEALVTGEAISQVSSQTLPNLSVIDCVTDKLVLRPLIASHKQDIIDLANEIGTADFAKHMPEYCGVISVNPKTHAKRPRVEHEEKEFDMAVLERALENAKLVPIDRVIDELGQDLQIEEVSEALAGQIIIDIRHPDAAEDEPLELGGIEVQTMPFYALNARFKELDPTRQYLLYCDKGVMSRLHAHHLLSEGHANVRVYRPS
- the typA gene encoding translational GTPase TypA, with the translated sequence MIENLRNIAIIAHVDHGKTTLVDKLLRQSGTLERNELNDERVMDSNDQEKERGITILAKNTAINWNGFHINIVDTPGHADFGGEVERVMSMVDSVLLLVDAQDGPMPQTRFVTKKAFEAGLRPIVVINKVDRPGARPDWVLDQIFDLFDNLGATEEQLDFKVVYASALNGIAGLDHTEMAEDMTPLYQSIVDNVPAPKVDRDGPFQMQISALDYNSFLGVIGVGRIARGRIKPNTPVVAIDADGKKRNGRILKLMGHHGLHRIDVEEAAAGDIVCISGFDQLFISDTLCDPLNVEAMKPLTVDEPTVSMTFQVNDSPFCGKEGKFVTSRNIKERLDKELLYNVALRVEEGDSADKFKVSGRGELHLSVLIETMRREGFEMGVGRPEVIIRMVDGVKHEPYENVTIDLPEESQGSIMEQIGIRKGDLTNMVPDGKGRVRLEYNIPARGLIGFRNEFLTLTSGAGILTSIFDRYDVMKSGDMSGRQNGVLVSVATGKALTYSLETLQARGKLFLGHGEDVYEGQIVGINSRDNDLGVNPTKGKKLDNMRASGKDETIALVPPIRFTLEQALEFVQEDELCEVTPKSIRLRKKILGESERTRAAKKSGN
- the glnA gene encoding glutamate--ammonia ligase, which translates into the protein MSKSVQLIKDHDVKWIDLRFTDTKGTQHHVTMPARDALDEAFFEEGKMFDGSSIAGWKGIEASDMILMPDDSTAVLDPFTEEPTLILVCDVIEPSTMQGYDRDPRAIAKRAEEYLKSTGIGDTVFVGPEPEFFIFDEVKFKSDISGSMFKIFSEQGSWMSDQDVEGGNRGHRPGVKGGYFPVPPFDHDHEIRTSMCNAMEEMGLVIEVHHHEVATAGQNEIGVKFNTLVAKADEVQTLKYCVHNVADAYGRTATFMPKPLYGDNGSGMHVHLSIAKDGKNTFAGEGYAGLSDTALYFIGGIIKHGKALNGFTNPSTNSYKRLVPGFEAPVMLAYSARNRSASIRIPYVSSPRARRIEARFPDPAANPYLGFAALLMAGLDGIQNKIHPGDAADKNLYDLPPEEAKEIPQVCGSLKEALEELDKGRAFLTKGGVFSDDFIDAYIALKSEEEIKVRTFVHPLEYELYYSC